One genomic region from Vibrio cyclitrophicus encodes:
- a CDS encoding urease subunit beta, with the protein MAGSTKKYSGFVPGKVETAPGDITLNEGRETTSVKVQNIGDRPIQIGSHYHFYEANPSLIFDRETTKGFRLNIPAGTATRFEPGQSRSVELVRYAGKLEIYGFQGKVMGKL; encoded by the coding sequence ATGGCTGGTTCCACAAAAAAATACTCAGGTTTCGTTCCCGGCAAAGTAGAAACCGCTCCCGGTGACATCACCTTAAATGAAGGTCGCGAGACAACGTCAGTTAAAGTTCAAAACATTGGCGATCGTCCTATTCAAATTGGCTCTCATTACCACTTCTATGAAGCAAATCCTTCGCTGATCTTTGATAGAGAAACCACTAAAGGCTTTCGACTCAATATCCCTGCGGGCACTGCAACTCGATTCGAGCCGGGTCAGTCGCGTAGCGTCGAGTTAGTACGTTATGCCGGTAAGTTAGAAATTTACGGCTTCCAAGGAAAGGTGATGGGCAAGCTTTAA
- the urtC gene encoding urea ABC transporter permease subunit UrtC codes for MQSKSFVLSAMRGDKGGQLTILAILAAVILIPLANTMLPSGHPLHVETFTISLMGKYLSYAMLALALDLVWGYLGILSLGHGAFFALGGYAMGMYLMRQIGDRGVYGDPILPDFMVFLDWSALPWFWQGFDQFWFACLMVVLVPGALAYLFGYLAFRSRVSGVYLSIMTQALTYALMLAFFRNEMGFGGNNGLTDFKDIIGLSLQSDAVKIGLFVATGIALILSYIACRMVVTSRLGRVALAIRDTESRTRFMGYDVDGIKLWVFVLSAVIAGIAGALYVPQVGIINPGEFAPLNSIEIVVWVALGGRATLFGAIVGALIINYAKSWFTVEFPEVWLFALGGLFVLSTMYFPQGVIGFVSEKWQQLRKASGSRGKGQGKSDKDDQSENKEVIV; via the coding sequence ATGCAGTCTAAATCATTTGTACTTTCGGCGATGCGTGGTGACAAAGGTGGTCAACTGACCATCCTTGCCATTCTTGCGGCCGTCATTCTTATTCCGCTGGCTAACACCATGTTGCCAAGTGGACACCCGCTTCATGTTGAGACTTTTACAATCTCATTAATGGGCAAATACCTGAGTTACGCAATGTTGGCGTTGGCGCTCGATCTTGTGTGGGGCTACCTCGGAATCTTGAGTCTAGGCCATGGCGCTTTCTTTGCGCTTGGTGGCTATGCGATGGGCATGTACTTAATGCGCCAGATTGGTGACCGTGGGGTATATGGCGACCCAATCCTACCTGACTTCATGGTGTTTCTTGATTGGTCGGCGTTGCCATGGTTCTGGCAGGGCTTTGATCAGTTCTGGTTCGCCTGCCTAATGGTGGTGTTGGTACCGGGCGCATTGGCTTATTTGTTCGGTTATTTAGCTTTCCGTTCTCGAGTGTCAGGGGTGTATCTTTCTATCATGACTCAAGCGTTAACTTACGCATTGATGCTGGCGTTTTTCCGCAACGAAATGGGCTTTGGTGGTAACAATGGATTGACGGACTTTAAAGACATCATCGGTCTGAGCTTGCAAAGTGATGCAGTCAAGATAGGTCTGTTTGTTGCGACTGGTATTGCGCTAATCCTCAGCTACATCGCGTGTCGCATGGTGGTGACCAGTCGATTAGGGCGAGTGGCTTTAGCGATTCGTGATACTGAATCTCGCACTCGATTCATGGGTTACGACGTCGATGGTATCAAGCTGTGGGTCTTCGTTCTATCTGCGGTTATCGCGGGTATTGCTGGTGCTTTATATGTGCCTCAAGTCGGTATCATCAACCCGGGAGAGTTTGCTCCGCTTAACTCGATTGAGATAGTGGTTTGGGTTGCCTTGGGTGGTCGTGCCACTCTGTTTGGTGCCATCGTTGGTGCCCTGATCATCAACTACGCCAAGAGTTGGTTTACGGTTGAATTCCCAGAGGTGTGGTTATTCGCCCTAGGTGGTCTATTTGTACTTTCAACCATGTACTTCCCACAAGGTGTGATTGGCTTTGTTAGCGAGAAATGGCAACAACTGCGTAAGGCGTCGGGTTCACGAGGCAAGGGACAAGGAAAATCAGATAAGGATGATCAGTCAGAAAACAAGGAGGTGATCGTATGA
- the urtE gene encoding urea ABC transporter ATP-binding subunit UrtE: protein MLEVKSVNQYYGESHTLWDLDMQIPEGKCTVLMGRNGVGKTTLLQCIMGLVKVKSGDISLSGESLLKTDAEDRARQGIGYVPQGRQIFPMLTVQENLEVGLPIRDKGDRKIPEFIFDIFPVLKEMLHRRGGDLSGGQQQQLAIGRALVVNPKLLILDEPTEGIQPNIVQEIGDIIRMLNEKMGLTVLLVEQKLPFARKVGDRFCILDRGRQVAEGEMKGLNESLIKEYLTV from the coding sequence ATGCTAGAGGTTAAATCAGTTAATCAATATTACGGTGAGAGCCACACATTGTGGGATTTAGACATGCAGATCCCAGAAGGCAAATGCACGGTATTGATGGGACGCAATGGCGTTGGTAAAACGACTCTTCTGCAATGCATCATGGGGCTAGTTAAAGTCAAAAGTGGTGACATTTCGTTATCGGGTGAATCGCTTTTGAAAACCGATGCCGAAGATCGTGCTCGCCAAGGAATCGGTTATGTGCCGCAGGGACGTCAGATCTTTCCGATGCTTACTGTGCAAGAAAATCTAGAAGTCGGTTTACCGATTCGCGACAAGGGTGACCGTAAGATCCCAGAGTTTATCTTCGATATCTTCCCTGTATTAAAAGAGATGCTGCATCGACGTGGTGGCGACTTATCTGGTGGTCAGCAACAACAGCTCGCGATTGGTCGTGCGTTGGTGGTTAACCCTAAGCTATTGATCTTGGATGAACCGACAGAAGGTATTCAGCCCAATATCGTGCAAGAGATTGGCGACATCATTCGTATGCTTAACGAGAAGATGGGACTCACGGTTCTGCTTGTAGAGCAAAAGCTACCATTTGCGAGAAAGGTTGGTGATCGCTTCTGCATTCTTGACCGTGGACGTCAGGTCGCGGAAGGAGAAATGAAAGGGCTCAATGAATCCTTGATCAAGGAGTACCTGACCGTATGA
- the urtD gene encoding urea ABC transporter ATP-binding protein UrtD, with protein sequence MTTFSNVKESVQAFTRRDEVFDYLKPDVHPAIDTRHNVLLYVEGVNKNFDGFQAINDLNLYIKEGELRCIIGPNGAGKTTMMDIITGKTKPDTGDVWLGSNINLLKMNEAEIANAGVGRKFQKPTVIECLTVWQNLELAMAGDRSVWSTFTAVMSGEQKDKLTSVLELIHLKDEAANLAGNLSHGQKQWLEIGMLLMQNPKLLLVDEPVAGMTHQEMDRTSELLNSLAGKHSVVVVEHDMDFVRSIASHVTVLHQGHVLAEGTMDQVQAHPEVKQVYLGE encoded by the coding sequence ATGACCACATTTAGTAACGTTAAGGAATCGGTTCAAGCCTTCACTCGCCGAGACGAAGTCTTTGATTATCTCAAGCCTGATGTTCATCCTGCCATCGATACCCGTCATAACGTGTTGTTGTACGTGGAAGGCGTTAACAAAAACTTCGATGGTTTCCAAGCGATCAACGACCTCAATCTTTATATCAAAGAAGGCGAACTGCGCTGCATCATCGGTCCTAATGGCGCGGGTAAAACCACTATGATGGATATCATTACGGGTAAAACAAAGCCAGATACTGGTGATGTGTGGTTAGGCTCGAACATTAACTTATTGAAGATGAATGAAGCAGAAATTGCCAATGCTGGAGTTGGGCGTAAGTTTCAAAAACCGACCGTGATTGAATGTCTAACCGTTTGGCAAAACCTTGAATTAGCCATGGCGGGCGACCGCTCTGTTTGGTCTACTTTCACTGCGGTGATGTCTGGTGAGCAGAAGGACAAGCTCACCTCGGTACTTGAACTTATTCACCTAAAAGACGAAGCCGCCAACTTGGCTGGCAATCTCTCTCACGGACAAAAGCAGTGGTTAGAGATCGGCATGTTATTGATGCAGAACCCCAAGCTGTTACTGGTGGATGAGCCCGTTGCAGGTATGACTCACCAAGAGATGGATCGTACATCGGAGTTACTTAACTCACTGGCAGGCAAACACTCTGTAGTCGTGGTTGAACACGATATGGATTTCGTTCGTTCAATCGCTAGCCATGTCACCGTACTTCATCAAGGTCACGTGTTGGCCGAAGGCACCATGGATCAAGTGCAAGCTCACCCTGAAGTTAAACAAGTTTATCTCGGAGAATAG
- the ureA gene encoding urease subunit gamma, producing MELTPREKDKLLIFCAGMLAQQRKQKGLKLNYPESIALISSAILEGAREGKTVSELMDFGRTLLTVDDVMEGIPSMIPDVQVEATFPDGTKLVTVHEPIV from the coding sequence ATGGAATTAACACCAAGAGAAAAAGATAAGCTACTTATCTTCTGTGCAGGAATGCTGGCACAGCAGCGCAAACAAAAAGGCTTAAAACTCAACTATCCAGAATCTATTGCACTGATCAGCAGTGCCATTCTCGAAGGTGCCCGCGAGGGTAAAACCGTTTCAGAGTTGATGGATTTTGGACGCACACTTCTTACTGTCGATGACGTTATGGAGGGGATCCCTTCCATGATCCCTGATGTACAAGTCGAAGCCACTTTTCCTGATGGCACCAAGTTGGTGACCGTTCATGAACCTATCGTGTAG
- a CDS encoding urease accessory protein UreD codes for MSALFSLSEERDASLTEALSLNETIEQDIRDGWQASLNLNFVDRGDKTVLKNRQQSGPLAVQRPLYPDGETCHTYLLHPPGGVVGGDTLNIEATIESGAHALITTPGATKFYRSNNKYAKQKQTLRVKKDARLEWMPQENIFFPNAHVRLDTEIRLEKGAQFWGWEMHCFGRPAQNEGFEHGHLVGKTEIYLDNQRLLTEGFNFHGGDKLMINMGLLDFSMMGTFYLTSNEKQDLELVQSLLLSITQQASQQSVTSKVPNEPTLIMGATQIEGLIVVRALGNWSEDILQAFGQIWQATRSHLCGTTPDLPRIWAT; via the coding sequence ATGAGTGCTTTATTTTCTTTGAGCGAAGAAAGGGACGCTTCTCTAACCGAGGCTTTGTCTCTGAATGAAACCATTGAACAAGATATTCGAGACGGCTGGCAGGCGAGCTTAAACCTCAACTTTGTCGACCGTGGTGATAAAACCGTTTTAAAGAATCGTCAGCAGTCTGGTCCGCTTGCGGTGCAACGCCCCTTGTATCCTGATGGGGAAACGTGTCACACCTACTTACTCCATCCCCCCGGCGGAGTAGTAGGTGGTGACACTCTCAACATTGAAGCGACCATAGAAAGTGGCGCTCATGCGCTAATTACCACCCCCGGTGCCACTAAGTTTTATCGTTCTAATAATAAGTACGCCAAGCAGAAGCAGACCTTGCGAGTGAAGAAAGATGCGCGCTTGGAATGGATGCCGCAAGAGAACATTTTTTTCCCTAATGCACACGTACGTTTAGACACTGAAATTCGGCTAGAAAAGGGCGCACAGTTTTGGGGTTGGGAGATGCACTGTTTTGGGCGACCTGCACAGAATGAGGGATTTGAGCATGGTCACCTTGTAGGGAAAACAGAAATCTATCTTGATAATCAAAGGCTTCTCACTGAAGGTTTTAATTTTCATGGTGGCGATAAGTTAATGATAAATATGGGGTTACTTGATTTCTCAATGATGGGAACCTTTTATCTTACGTCAAATGAGAAGCAAGATTTAGAGTTGGTACAGAGCTTGCTCTTATCTATTACACAGCAAGCTTCACAGCAATCAGTCACATCGAAAGTGCCGAATGAGCCCACATTAATAATGGGTGCGACGCAAATAGAGGGATTGATTGTGGTGCGAGCCTTGGGTAATTGGAGTGAAGACATTCTCCAAGCCTTTGGTCAGATATGGCAAGCAACTCGCTCTCATTTGTGTGGTACGACTCCTGATTTACCAAGGATTTGGGCGACTTAG
- the ureC gene encoding urease subunit alpha: protein MATISRQAYAEMFGPTVGDRVRLADTDLWLEVEKDYTVYGDEVKFGGGKVIRDGQGQSQRPSAETPDLVITNAIVLDYWGIVKADVAIKDGRVQALGKAGNPDVQPGVDIVIGPGTEILAGEGSILTAGGIDSHIHFICPQQIEEALASGVTTMIGGGTGPNTGTNATTCTPGPWNMHRMLESLDQFPMNFGLLGKGNASQPEALREQVAAGAVGLKLHEDWGTTPASIDTCLSVADEMDVQVAIHTDTLNESGFVESTLGAIGDRVIHTYHTEGAGGGHAPDIIRAAGEPNVLPSSTNPTRPYTINTVDEHLDMLMVCHHLSPSIAEDVAFAESRIRRETIAAEDILHDLGAFSMIASDSQAMGRVGEVITRTWQTAHKMKVQRGSLKEDSDYSDNFRLRRYVAKYTINPAITHGMSHEIGSIEAGKLADLVLWKPAFFGVKPSVILKGGMIAMAPMGDPNASIPTPQPVHYRSMFGSYGKACQNTSMLFVSKEAKAQNIDKQLGLQSLIGVVSNCRNISKADMKLNDWMPKIEVDSQTYQVRADGELLTCEPAEELPMAQRYFLF from the coding sequence ATGGCGACGATATCCAGACAGGCTTACGCCGAAATGTTCGGGCCAACAGTTGGAGACCGAGTGCGTCTTGCTGACACCGATTTATGGTTAGAAGTTGAAAAAGATTACACCGTTTACGGCGACGAAGTGAAATTCGGCGGTGGCAAAGTCATCCGTGATGGACAAGGGCAAAGCCAACGTCCAAGTGCTGAGACACCGGATTTGGTGATTACCAACGCCATCGTATTAGACTACTGGGGCATCGTGAAAGCCGATGTCGCAATTAAAGATGGCCGAGTTCAGGCATTAGGTAAAGCGGGCAACCCAGATGTTCAACCGGGTGTTGATATTGTGATTGGCCCAGGCACCGAAATTTTAGCCGGTGAAGGCTCTATTCTGACAGCTGGTGGCATTGATTCACACATCCACTTTATCTGCCCGCAACAAATTGAAGAAGCGCTAGCTTCAGGTGTTACCACCATGATTGGCGGTGGCACTGGGCCAAATACGGGTACTAACGCAACCACATGTACGCCAGGGCCTTGGAACATGCACCGCATGTTGGAATCACTCGATCAATTCCCAATGAACTTTGGTTTGTTAGGTAAAGGCAATGCAAGTCAGCCAGAAGCTCTACGCGAACAAGTCGCAGCAGGTGCAGTCGGTTTGAAGTTGCACGAAGACTGGGGAACAACCCCCGCTTCAATCGATACCTGCTTAAGTGTTGCTGACGAGATGGACGTACAAGTTGCGATTCATACCGACACTCTGAATGAATCTGGTTTTGTTGAATCGACACTTGGCGCAATCGGTGACCGCGTGATTCATACATATCACACCGAAGGTGCGGGTGGTGGTCACGCTCCTGATATTATTCGTGCTGCAGGTGAACCGAATGTTCTGCCTTCTTCGACTAACCCTACACGACCTTACACCATAAACACCGTCGATGAGCATTTGGACATGTTGATGGTATGTCACCACCTTTCCCCGTCTATTGCTGAAGATGTGGCGTTCGCCGAGTCGCGTATTCGTCGTGAAACCATTGCCGCTGAAGACATTCTTCATGATTTAGGTGCGTTTTCTATGATCGCTTCGGATTCTCAAGCGATGGGGCGAGTGGGTGAAGTAATAACTCGAACTTGGCAAACCGCGCACAAGATGAAAGTTCAGCGCGGTAGCCTAAAAGAAGATTCAGACTACAGCGATAACTTCCGTCTAAGACGTTATGTCGCTAAGTACACCATCAACCCTGCGATTACTCATGGTATGTCTCATGAAATCGGTTCTATCGAAGCCGGAAAATTAGCAGACTTAGTGTTGTGGAAGCCCGCTTTCTTTGGTGTGAAACCAAGCGTGATTTTGAAAGGCGGCATGATCGCCATGGCACCAATGGGTGATCCCAATGCTTCTATCCCAACCCCTCAGCCAGTTCACTATCGCTCTATGTTTGGTAGCTATGGCAAGGCGTGTCAGAACACATCGATGTTGTTTGTTTCCAAGGAAGCCAAGGCGCAGAACATCGATAAGCAGTTGGGGCTGCAGAGTTTGATTGGCGTAGTGAGCAACTGCCGAAACATCAGTAAAGCTGACATGAAGCTTAACGATTGGATGCCGAAGATTGAGGTCGACTCTCAGACTTATCAAGTGCGCGCTGATGGCGAGCTGCTTACGTGTGAACCTGCTGAAGAACTGCCAATGGCTCAAAGATATTTTCTATTTTAA